A stretch of the Bacteroidales bacterium genome encodes the following:
- a CDS encoding class I SAM-dependent rRNA methyltransferase: MTPHPRIILKSGKDASLLRYHPWVFSGAIKKVTGTVAEGQIVEVYDNKDHFLGIGHYQTGTIAVRILSFTPAELDKSFFADKIERAWKIRKDLGLADNDHTTMYRLVHGEGDGLPGLIADVYGRTLVLQMHSAGMYLIRRLLADAFTEVLGSRISAIYDKSESALPYHFPLKEKDGFMEGSSDECITLESDNKFLVDIPGGQKTGFFLDQRENRQLAGSLSRGKNVLNLFGYTGGFSVYAMRGGAKLVHTVDSSRQAIELANRNVELNFGKDPRHAGIVADAFEYLGSAGNKYDMIILDPPAFAKHNEVLHNALQGYKRLNAKAFSVIQPGGILFTFSCSQVVSRDAFRKTVFTAAAISKRQVRILYQLSQPPDHPVNIYHPEGEYLKGLVLSVE, from the coding sequence ATGACACCACATCCCAGAATCATTCTGAAATCAGGCAAGGACGCTTCTCTGCTCAGGTATCATCCCTGGGTATTTTCGGGGGCAATCAAGAAAGTAACCGGTACGGTGGCTGAGGGTCAGATTGTTGAGGTTTATGATAACAAGGATCATTTCCTGGGCATAGGGCATTATCAGACGGGAACAATTGCCGTCAGAATACTGTCATTCACCCCTGCCGAATTAGATAAAAGCTTCTTTGCTGATAAAATTGAACGTGCCTGGAAAATCCGGAAAGATCTTGGCCTGGCCGATAATGATCATACCACCATGTACCGGCTTGTGCACGGGGAAGGAGATGGCCTGCCCGGATTAATTGCTGATGTATATGGCCGTACGCTTGTATTGCAGATGCATTCTGCCGGAATGTACCTGATTCGCAGGTTGCTTGCAGATGCATTCACAGAAGTGCTTGGAAGCCGTATTTCGGCCATTTACGATAAAAGTGAATCGGCGCTTCCCTATCATTTCCCGCTGAAAGAGAAAGACGGATTCATGGAAGGTTCATCGGACGAATGCATTACCCTGGAATCAGATAATAAATTTCTGGTGGATATTCCGGGCGGTCAGAAAACAGGATTTTTTCTCGACCAGCGGGAAAACAGACAACTGGCAGGTAGCCTTTCCAGAGGGAAAAATGTTCTGAATTTGTTTGGCTATACCGGTGGTTTTTCTGTGTATGCCATGAGAGGCGGAGCGAAACTGGTTCATACAGTTGACAGCTCACGTCAGGCTATTGAACTGGCCAACAGAAATGTGGAGTTAAATTTCGGGAAAGATCCGCGGCATGCAGGGATCGTGGCTGATGCTTTTGAATACTTAGGGTCGGCCGGCAACAAATATGATATGATCATTCTTGACCCTCCGGCTTTTGCAAAACACAACGAAGTGCTTCACAATGCCCTTCAGGGGTATAAGCGCCTGAATGCCAAAGCATTTTCTGTTATTCAGCCGGGAGGTATTCTGTTTACCTTTTCCTGTTCTCAGGTTGTGAGCAGGGATGCTTTCCGGAAAACAGTGTTTACGGCAGCGGCCATAAGTAAGCGACAGGTGCGTATATTATACCAGTTAAGCCAGCCTCCCGATCACCCGGTTAATATCTATCACCCTGAAGGAGAATATCTTAAGGGGCTTGTACTTTCTGTGGAATAG
- a CDS encoding PLP-dependent transferase, with protein sequence MGNLSFHTLCVHAGTRIDPMTGGVNTPVYTSTSYPYLDTDVRPYPRYFNLPNQKAVIEKLIFLEGCDPDTTDGILFSSGMAAISTTLFGLLKSGDHAIFQRGLYGGTTHFINGWLERYGIEWSYPASGEPEAFEQAIRPSTRMVYIETPSNPLLGITDIEGIARIAKKHGLISVIDNTFASPVNQNPRLLGIDVVIHSATKYLGGHSDICAGAIIAPKEIAQPLYKMALNLGGSLNPETCYLLERSMKTLAIRVEKQNKNAMEVALFLAQHPGISRVFYPGLPSHPGHLIARKQMKGFSGMLSFELRSADPVKFQKSLKLIRPSMSLGGVDSIICSPVLTSHRNLTREELDKEGITDKVLRLSTGIEDATDIIHDLKQALEMNPE encoded by the coding sequence ATGGGGAATCTGTCATTTCATACACTCTGCGTGCACGCCGGGACCCGTATTGATCCCATGACCGGAGGAGTCAATACTCCTGTTTATACTTCCACTTCCTACCCTTACCTTGATACGGACGTAAGGCCCTATCCCCGTTATTTTAACCTACCCAACCAGAAAGCAGTAATTGAAAAGCTGATCTTTCTCGAAGGATGCGATCCGGACACTACGGACGGCATCCTGTTCAGTTCGGGTATGGCCGCTATCTCGACCACTCTTTTTGGATTGCTGAAATCAGGCGACCATGCCATTTTTCAAAGGGGATTGTACGGAGGAACTACCCACTTTATAAACGGATGGCTGGAAAGGTACGGTATTGAATGGTCATACCCCGCCTCCGGCGAACCGGAAGCATTTGAACAGGCTATTCGCCCTTCCACACGGATGGTTTATATCGAAACTCCGTCCAATCCCCTCCTTGGCATAACCGATATAGAAGGCATCGCCAGAATTGCAAAAAAGCACGGACTTATTTCAGTAATCGATAACACCTTTGCCTCGCCGGTCAACCAGAATCCACGGCTTCTGGGAATTGACGTTGTTATTCACAGCGCCACAAAATACCTTGGCGGACACAGCGATATCTGTGCCGGAGCAATAATAGCCCCGAAGGAAATTGCACAACCCTTGTACAAAATGGCTCTCAATTTGGGAGGAAGCCTAAATCCCGAAACATGCTACCTGCTGGAACGTTCCATGAAAACCCTTGCCATCCGTGTTGAAAAACAAAATAAAAACGCAATGGAGGTGGCACTATTCCTCGCCCAGCATCCGGGCATCAGCAGGGTCTTCTATCCCGGTCTTCCCTCCCATCCCGGCCATTTGATTGCCAGGAAACAAATGAAAGGATTCAGCGGGATGCTCAGTTTTGAGCTCCGATCGGCCGACCCGGTGAAATTTCAGAAAAGCCTGAAACTGATCCGGCCTTCTATGAGCCTCGGCGGAGTGGATTCAATCATTTGCTCCCCCGTATTGACATCTCATCGCAACCTCACCAGGGAAGAACTTGATAAAGAAGGTATTACAGACAAAGTGCTCCGTCTTTCCACAGGAATTGAAGATGCAACCGATATTATTCATGACCTGAAACAGGCTCTTGAAATGAACCCTGAATGA
- a CDS encoding PAS domain-containing protein — translation MKLSNHTDLLATPIGKFRPAVRVAVIYFLLSVIWILSTDKLLEHFVADPHTITLLQTIKGWFFVTISSLVIFYLVWLEIRKKDLIIKTINENKQWYNALASHLPNTTVFLVDEKLNFILLQGNESTKLGLVPERALGKSLHELSFDIAARQIITAYLEQAFSGEKVFTEIQSHDNWFELRASPVPEISGKPRFVAGALINITQQKLNFRNLQEALRKAEESEKLKTEFIENISHEIRTPMNAIFGFSELICDPDIPSGRKEKYYEYIRESGNHLIAMIDNLLHLSDIQRGVVHLHKSEFELDDMLERLSEYYKLQFVRAGKKVEVRY, via the coding sequence ATGAAACTTTCAAATCATACCGATCTGTTAGCGACCCCAATCGGGAAATTCAGACCAGCTGTCAGGGTAGCGGTCATTTATTTCCTGCTCAGTGTTATCTGGATCTTGTCAACAGACAAGCTGCTGGAACATTTTGTTGCCGACCCGCATACCATTACCCTGCTTCAGACAATTAAGGGATGGTTTTTTGTCACGATAAGCTCATTGGTCATCTTCTATCTGGTATGGCTGGAAATTCGCAAAAAAGATCTGATTATTAAAACTATAAACGAAAATAAACAATGGTACAATGCTCTGGCATCCCATCTTCCGAATACTACGGTTTTTCTTGTTGATGAAAAGCTGAATTTTATCCTTCTGCAGGGTAATGAATCAACGAAGCTGGGGCTTGTTCCGGAACGGGCACTGGGAAAATCATTGCATGAACTTTCCTTTGATATTGCTGCCCGCCAGATAATAACAGCTTACCTTGAACAAGCATTTTCGGGAGAAAAAGTTTTTACAGAAATACAGTCGCACGACAACTGGTTTGAACTGCGTGCCTCTCCTGTTCCTGAAATTTCAGGAAAACCGAGGTTTGTTGCCGGGGCACTGATCAACATTACCCAGCAAAAACTGAACTTCAGAAATCTGCAGGAAGCCTTGAGAAAAGCCGAAGAATCAGAAAAACTCAAGACTGAATTCATCGAAAATATTTCACATGAAATTCGCACCCCGATGAATGCCATTTTCGGGTTTTCAGAATTGATCTGCGACCCCGATATACCATCCGGCAGGAAAGAAAAGTACTACGAATACATCAGGGAATCGGGAAATCACCTGATTGCAATGATTGACAACCTTCTCCATTTGTCTGACATCCAGAGAGGAGTAGTTCATCTTCATAAAAGCGAATTTGAACTTGACGATATGCTGGAAAGACTTTCTGAATATTATAAACTTCAGTTTGTGCGGGCGGGTAAAAAAGTTGAAGTCAGGTACTAG
- a CDS encoding DegV family EDD domain-containing protein, whose translation MDNSSKLAYLDGKGLYYSFLAGARSLLDGQGELNKINVFPVPDADTGSNMASTIRTIIESISPASSYKQTADAIAAAALIGARGNSGVIFAQFLYGLSNETRDVEKISLQAFAESVNRSVQYMYEAVANPVEGTMLSVIRDWADYIYSNHSYFDDFKKLIASSMDAAHESLVATAQRMRQLTHVNVVDAGAKGFVLFLEGILEFIKTGNVRALRSLLESDPVVLPVGSDDHGSLTYRFCTEALIKGESLDKDKLREIVRGFGDSMVIAGSSKTLRLHIHTDDPQKLFEELRSFGTLIFQKADDMQKQYEIAHHRKWKIALVADSSCDLPQDLIDFYQIHLVPINLFFGENHYLDKVTIHPEQFYRMLDLEEHFPRSAQPNDKAFENLYSHLASHYDSIIAVHVVGKLSGTLHSSLMAAERISRETGKKISVFDSRNVSGGLGLTVLKIARSIEEGKEHDEIAAHIPQWVDKTRLLVSVRTLKYLVRGGRVTKMKGFLANLLHMHPIISFDKEGKIYMLEKTFTMKSNMQRVIQLAKDELSRQELDEYMILHAHCETDARWMADQMVEVTGRDPLAVMDISPVIGVHAGPGSLAVAFMVK comes from the coding sequence ATGGACAATTCTTCCAAATTAGCATATCTCGACGGCAAGGGGCTGTACTATTCTTTCCTTGCTGGAGCGCGAAGCCTTCTGGACGGGCAGGGAGAACTCAATAAAATCAATGTTTTTCCCGTTCCGGATGCTGATACAGGCAGCAATATGGCCTCTACAATCAGAACCATTATTGAAAGTATTTCTCCTGCTTCGTCATACAAACAAACAGCCGACGCAATAGCAGCCGCTGCATTGATAGGGGCCAGAGGCAACTCCGGAGTTATCTTCGCTCAGTTTCTCTATGGGTTAAGCAACGAAACAAGGGATGTTGAGAAGATTTCGTTGCAGGCTTTTGCCGAATCAGTCAACCGCTCGGTGCAGTACATGTACGAGGCAGTTGCCAATCCGGTGGAAGGCACCATGCTGAGTGTGATAAGAGACTGGGCTGATTATATTTACAGCAACCATAGTTACTTTGATGATTTCAAAAAGCTGATCGCATCTTCCATGGATGCGGCGCATGAATCGCTGGTGGCTACCGCACAGCGGATGCGTCAGTTAACCCATGTGAATGTTGTGGATGCAGGAGCAAAGGGGTTCGTTCTGTTTCTGGAAGGAATTCTGGAATTTATCAAAACCGGAAATGTCAGAGCATTGCGTTCTTTGCTGGAAAGTGATCCGGTTGTCCTGCCGGTTGGTTCTGACGATCATGGTTCGCTGACCTATCGCTTTTGTACGGAGGCCCTCATCAAAGGAGAATCACTCGATAAAGACAAACTGAGAGAGATTGTCAGAGGCTTTGGCGACAGCATGGTGATTGCCGGTTCTTCAAAAACCCTCCGGTTGCATATCCATACCGACGATCCTCAGAAGCTTTTTGAGGAACTCCGTTCCTTTGGCACCTTAATATTTCAGAAAGCGGATGATATGCAGAAACAATATGAAATTGCCCATCACCGCAAATGGAAAATTGCCCTGGTTGCCGATTCCTCCTGTGACCTGCCGCAGGACCTGATCGATTTCTACCAGATCCATCTTGTTCCTATCAACCTCTTTTTTGGCGAAAACCATTATCTGGATAAAGTTACCATTCATCCGGAACAATTTTATCGTATGCTGGACCTGGAGGAACATTTCCCCAGGTCGGCTCAGCCCAATGACAAAGCTTTTGAGAACCTTTATTCCCATCTTGCCAGCCATTATGACAGCATTATTGCTGTTCATGTGGTCGGAAAACTGAGCGGAACATTGCACAGTTCACTAATGGCAGCTGAAAGAATAAGCCGGGAAACCGGGAAGAAAATTTCTGTGTTTGATTCAAGAAATGTTTCCGGTGGCCTTGGTCTGACTGTTCTGAAGATTGCCAGATCCATTGAAGAAGGAAAAGAACATGATGAAATTGCTGCTCATATACCGCAGTGGGTTGATAAAACACGTCTTCTGGTCAGCGTCAGAACCCTTAAATATCTGGTCAGAGGCGGAAGAGTGACCAAAATGAAAGGATTTCTGGCAAACCTTCTGCACATGCACCCTATTATATCTTTCGACAAGGAAGGGAAAATCTATATGCTGGAAAAAACCTTTACCATGAAAAGCAACATGCAGAGGGTAATTCAACTGGCAAAGGATGAGCTTTCACGGCAGGAACTTGACGAATACATGATTCTGCATGCACATTGTGAAACGGATGCACGGTGGATGGCTGACCAGATGGTTGAAGTAACCGGAAGGGATCCTCTGGCTGTTATGGATATTTCTCCTGTTATTGGTGTTCATGCAGGACCCGGTTCACTTGCGGTTGCCTTCATGGTAAAATAA
- a CDS encoding 3'-5' exonuclease domain-containing protein 2 encodes MEDYLPDITAEEIKKLPLEMFRGDVFVVSDYADFQRAIAMVRRESVLGFDTETKPSFKKGRRNKVSLLQLATDKQAWLFRLSRIGLPRELVAVLENPEIVKIGLALRDDLHSLHALQPFEPRNMIDLQKIVSQYGITAQGLRKLAAIVLGVRISKSQQVTNWENPVLTESQVLYAATDAWVCYAIWKKLNSHGTKY; translated from the coding sequence ATGGAAGATTACCTGCCCGATATAACAGCAGAAGAAATTAAGAAGCTGCCTCTGGAGATGTTCAGGGGGGATGTATTTGTTGTGTCGGACTACGCTGATTTTCAGAGAGCAATCGCTATGGTCAGACGGGAATCTGTCCTGGGGTTTGATACCGAAACAAAACCCTCCTTCAAAAAGGGCCGACGCAATAAAGTATCTCTCCTGCAGCTTGCCACCGACAAGCAGGCATGGCTTTTTCGCCTTTCACGTATTGGCCTTCCCCGGGAACTGGTTGCTGTTCTGGAAAATCCTGAAATTGTAAAAATAGGCCTGGCATTGCGCGATGATCTTCATTCACTGCATGCCCTGCAACCTTTTGAGCCCCGCAACATGATTGACCTGCAGAAAATTGTTTCGCAATATGGTATTACGGCACAGGGACTCAGGAAGCTGGCGGCTATTGTTTTGGGTGTCAGGATTTCCAAGTCGCAGCAGGTAACCAACTGGGAAAATCCGGTTCTTACGGAATCGCAGGTTCTTTATGCAGCAACTGATGCGTGGGTTTGTTATGCCATCTGGAAAAAATTGAACAGCCACGGGACAAAATACTAA
- a CDS encoding endonuclease MutS2 has product MKLMLLLECAPWWKIPYAEVVCRPDKFEMHCYWVNFAFVMLYPEHIEQKLGFDQIRTMLAEQCIANPGRELVDAMAFMTELQGVNEALQQTGEMMEILQFHDAFPDPGYDDVRPALKRTAISGTFLEPSEMGKIRRLLTTMASVQDFFKTKGSDKFPALKALTGDVKKMPEVVRRADSILDEKGEIRDTASPELSRIRKTMHQKQAQIAKVMQGILRKAQEEGWIDEGEGITFRDGRMVLPVRATHKRSLRGIVLDASSTGKTVFIEPAEIVDRNNELRELEYEEKREIIRILSEFTDFIRPHAPELILINERLGYFDFIRSKAQLAIRLKAGIPVVRDEPIIEWKDAVHPLLYLINLRENRETVPLSIRLGDKYRILVVSGPNAGGKSVCLKTTGLLQYMLQCGMPVPASPNSVFGIFRDIFIDIGDEQSIENDLSTYSSHLLHMKYFIRHAGTRSLVLIDELGAGTEPSLGGAIAEAILEKLRQTGCICIATTHYTSLKHYAASAEGVINGAMQFDSGRMVPLYKLEIGKPGSSYAFEIARRIGLPEEILSMARQRVGSSQVDYDKHLREVLRDKRYWEQKREKIRQTEKKIEETLEKYTKELEETNRMRRELLANARKEAAALVEGLNKRIENAIREIREAQAEKEKTKMIRQELQSYVSESLRRLEGENAVTNETPRNRSQKDSTGREEDGRSEPAFEKGDMVRLTDQDITGEVLDVNGPSVLVAFGNMVTTVPFNRLEKTEGGRRKSLDQPATGKTSSAWNERFLSFVPQTDVRGMRGEEALQEVARLLDEALVVGVSEVRILHGKGNGILRSLIRDYLQKQHFVRSFRDEHVERGGSGITVVTIAS; this is encoded by the coding sequence ATGAAGTTAATGCTTCTCCTGGAGTGCGCACCATGGTGGAAAATACCCTATGCAGAAGTTGTCTGCAGGCCTGATAAGTTTGAAATGCATTGTTATTGGGTTAACTTTGCCTTTGTTATGCTGTATCCGGAACACATAGAACAGAAACTTGGCTTTGATCAGATTCGCACAATGCTTGCAGAGCAATGTATAGCCAATCCCGGACGGGAGCTGGTTGATGCCATGGCATTTATGACAGAACTGCAAGGTGTGAACGAAGCCCTGCAGCAAACGGGCGAAATGATGGAGATTCTGCAATTTCATGATGCATTTCCTGATCCCGGTTACGATGATGTGCGCCCTGCATTGAAACGAACAGCAATCAGCGGAACATTTCTGGAGCCTTCTGAGATGGGAAAAATCAGGCGATTGCTGACAACAATGGCTTCGGTTCAGGATTTTTTCAAAACAAAGGGATCAGATAAATTCCCTGCTCTGAAGGCCCTTACCGGAGATGTGAAGAAGATGCCCGAGGTGGTCAGACGCGCCGATTCGATTCTGGATGAGAAGGGTGAAATCAGGGATACAGCATCGCCGGAGCTCAGCAGGATCAGAAAGACAATGCATCAGAAGCAGGCTCAGATAGCGAAAGTGATGCAGGGAATTCTTCGTAAAGCCCAGGAAGAAGGGTGGATTGATGAGGGCGAAGGCATAACGTTCCGTGATGGCAGAATGGTACTTCCGGTTCGTGCTACCCATAAGCGTAGCCTGCGCGGTATTGTGCTTGATGCCTCCTCTACCGGAAAAACAGTTTTCATTGAACCTGCCGAAATAGTTGACCGGAATAATGAACTCAGGGAACTGGAATACGAGGAGAAACGGGAAATCATAAGGATTCTCTCGGAATTTACCGATTTCATCCGGCCTCATGCACCGGAGCTGATTTTAATAAATGAACGCCTGGGGTATTTTGATTTTATCCGAAGCAAGGCTCAACTGGCCATCAGACTGAAAGCCGGGATTCCCGTGGTTCGTGATGAACCGATAATAGAATGGAAGGATGCTGTTCACCCCCTGTTATATCTTATCAATCTGCGGGAAAACAGGGAGACGGTTCCTCTTTCTATCAGGCTTGGCGACAAATACCGTATTCTTGTTGTATCAGGACCCAATGCAGGAGGCAAGTCAGTATGCCTTAAAACAACAGGATTACTTCAGTACATGCTGCAATGCGGAATGCCGGTTCCCGCTTCACCAAATTCAGTTTTTGGAATCTTCCGGGATATTTTTATTGATATAGGCGATGAACAAAGTATTGAAAATGATCTGAGTACCTACAGTTCTCATTTATTGCACATGAAATACTTTATTCGGCATGCCGGCACAAGAAGCCTTGTGCTGATCGATGAACTAGGTGCCGGTACCGAACCTTCGCTCGGAGGCGCCATTGCTGAAGCCATTCTGGAAAAACTGAGGCAGACGGGTTGTATTTGTATTGCTACCACGCATTACACCAGTCTGAAGCATTATGCTGCATCAGCTGAAGGCGTGATTAACGGAGCCATGCAGTTCGACAGCGGGCGTATGGTACCGCTGTACAAGCTCGAAATTGGTAAGCCGGGGAGTTCATATGCTTTTGAGATTGCCCGCAGGATAGGACTTCCTGAGGAGATTCTTTCCATGGCCCGCCAGCGGGTCGGAAGCAGTCAGGTCGATTATGATAAGCACCTCCGGGAGGTATTGCGCGATAAGCGCTACTGGGAACAAAAAAGGGAAAAAATCAGACAAACTGAGAAGAAAATCGAGGAAACACTGGAAAAATACACCAAGGAACTGGAGGAAACCAACCGGATGCGCAGGGAATTGCTGGCAAATGCGCGAAAGGAAGCGGCCGCACTGGTGGAAGGACTGAACAAACGGATTGAGAATGCTATCCGCGAAATCAGAGAGGCTCAGGCTGAGAAGGAAAAAACAAAGATGATTCGTCAGGAACTTCAATCGTATGTTTCTGAATCGCTACGAAGACTGGAGGGAGAAAATGCCGTAACCAATGAAACCCCTCGGAACAGGAGCCAGAAAGATAGTACCGGCAGGGAAGAAGATGGAAGGAGTGAACCGGCCTTTGAAAAGGGAGATATGGTTCGACTGACTGATCAGGACATTACCGGTGAAGTACTTGATGTTAACGGACCGAGTGTGCTGGTTGCCTTTGGAAATATGGTAACAACCGTCCCTTTTAATCGGCTGGAGAAAACGGAGGGCGGGCGAAGAAAATCTTTGGATCAGCCTGCCACCGGCAAAACAAGTTCTGCCTGGAATGAACGTTTTCTGAGTTTTGTCCCGCAGACAGACGTTCGGGGCATGCGCGGAGAGGAGGCTTTGCAGGAGGTAGCCCGCCTGCTTGATGAAGCCCTGGTGGTGGGGGTGAGCGAAGTACGCATCCTCCATGGAAAAGGGAATGGCATCCTTCGGTCACTGATACGGGATTATCTGCAGAAGCAACATTTTGTCAGGTCTTTCCGTGATGAACATGTGGAACGGGGTGGCAGCGGAATAACTGTGGTGACTATAGCATCCTGA
- a CDS encoding S9 family peptidase — translation MHKTFHFFLVLVNFASVLLVSSCRHSSMQPPVAQKKPVVFHEHGYTRTDEYFWLKERDNPEVIAYLEAENAYTGFWFKPLEKLKMKLYGEIVSRVPRNDTSVPYLLHGYMYYQRFMGDDEYPVYCRKKNTEGAREEIILDVNELARGHKFYSVAGLTVSPDARLLAYAADTLGGRSYILYVKDLFSGKNLSEEIPGTNGFAAWASDNKTLFYGAVDPVTVRSNRIMRHTLGTPASSDKLVFEEKDPTFNTFVFNSKSEEYLIIGSVSKTTSEYRLLPSNRPQGDFHLFSPRIQGLEYDIEPVGNTCFIRTNYKAENFCLMQSALPGNPPERWKELVPGNDSVLLEGFEVFDNYLVLQERNKGLVRFRFTPLNTMEFREIPLDDEAYSASLSSNFRLDTKRVRYTYSSLATPATVYEFDMETGQRFMLKQDKVYGAFDPSHYTVERFYVPAPDSRMIPLSLVYRTDKKKENMPLLLYGYGAYGISTEPDFQYQRLSLLDRGFVYAIAHVRGGEEMGRSWYEEGKLLQKQNTFRDFIRCAEFLIEKGYTSSDRLFAQGRSAGGLLMGVVVNTRPDLFKGVLAGVPFVDVLTDMLDESLPLTTSEYEEWGDPRIKEYYDYIRSYSPYDNVTAGKYPAMFVTAGLYDTQVPYWEPAKWVARLRSLKKDSNPILFYCNLDAGHSGSSGRYEKYKLTAMEYTFLLKLAGMEK, via the coding sequence ATGCATAAAACCTTCCATTTTTTTCTGGTATTGGTCAATTTTGCTTCCGTTTTGCTGGTTTCCTCATGCCGGCACAGTTCGATGCAGCCACCGGTAGCGCAGAAAAAGCCTGTAGTCTTTCATGAACATGGCTATACCAGAACGGATGAATATTTCTGGCTAAAAGAAAGGGACAATCCCGAGGTGATAGCGTATCTTGAAGCTGAAAATGCCTATACCGGATTCTGGTTTAAACCCCTCGAGAAACTGAAGATGAAGCTATACGGAGAAATAGTTTCAAGGGTGCCCCGGAACGATACAAGTGTACCGTATCTGCTTCACGGGTATATGTATTATCAGCGCTTTATGGGTGATGATGAATATCCGGTCTATTGCCGGAAAAAAAACACAGAAGGAGCACGTGAGGAGATCATTCTGGATGTAAACGAACTTGCCCGCGGCCATAAATTTTATTCCGTAGCAGGACTGACAGTAAGCCCTGATGCGCGTTTGCTGGCTTACGCGGCTGATACACTGGGCGGGCGCAGTTACATTCTCTATGTTAAAGATTTGTTCAGCGGTAAAAACCTTTCTGAAGAAATACCAGGAACCAATGGTTTTGCTGCCTGGGCTTCGGACAATAAAACCCTTTTTTACGGAGCCGTTGATCCGGTTACGGTCCGCTCCAACCGGATTATGCGCCACACTCTGGGCACTCCGGCTTCCTCTGACAAACTGGTATTTGAAGAGAAGGATCCGACCTTTAACACCTTTGTATTTAATTCAAAATCAGAAGAATATTTAATTATTGGATCTGTTTCAAAAACTACCAGCGAATACCGGTTGCTTCCTTCGAATCGTCCGCAGGGAGATTTCCATTTATTTTCTCCGCGCATCCAGGGGCTGGAATACGACATAGAGCCGGTTGGGAATACCTGTTTTATCCGCACAAATTATAAGGCTGAGAATTTTTGCCTCATGCAATCAGCCCTGCCTGGTAACCCTCCTGAGAGATGGAAGGAACTGGTGCCGGGAAATGATTCTGTTTTGCTTGAAGGATTTGAAGTTTTCGACAATTACCTGGTGTTGCAGGAAAGAAACAAAGGTCTGGTCAGGTTTCGTTTTACTCCGTTGAATACCATGGAGTTTCGTGAAATTCCCCTTGATGATGAAGCTTATTCCGCTTCCCTTTCTTCGAACTTTCGGCTTGATACAAAGCGGGTGCGGTATACGTATTCTTCCCTGGCAACACCTGCAACGGTATATGAATTTGACATGGAAACCGGCCAGAGGTTCATGCTCAAGCAGGACAAAGTGTATGGAGCATTTGATCCTTCGCATTACACTGTGGAGCGTTTTTATGTTCCGGCGCCTGACAGCCGCATGATTCCTCTTTCTCTTGTTTACAGGACAGATAAAAAGAAAGAAAACATGCCCCTCCTGCTATACGGCTATGGTGCTTATGGTATTTCAACAGAGCCTGATTTTCAGTACCAGCGGCTGAGTTTGCTCGACAGAGGGTTTGTGTATGCCATTGCTCATGTGCGGGGTGGAGAAGAAATGGGGCGAAGCTGGTACGAGGAAGGGAAACTGCTCCAAAAACAAAACACTTTCCGTGATTTCATTCGTTGTGCCGAATTTCTGATTGAAAAAGGATATACAAGCTCTGACCGACTTTTTGCTCAGGGGCGAAGTGCCGGCGGATTGCTGATGGGAGTGGTGGTCAATACACGACCTGATTTGTTCAAGGGGGTTCTTGCAGGGGTTCCTTTTGTAGATGTTCTTACCGATATGCTTGATGAGTCATTGCCGCTTACCACTTCTGAATATGAAGAATGGGGCGATCCGCGCATAAAGGAATATTACGATTATATTCGTTCGTATTCTCCTTATGACAATGTCACAGCCGGAAAGTATCCCGCGATGTTTGTAACCGCCGGATTGTATGATACCCAGGTGCCTTACTGGGAACCGGCCAAATGGGTGGCACGTCTGCGATCCCTGAAAAAAGATTCCAATCCGATCCTGTTTTACTGCAATCTGGATGCAGGCCATTCCGGCAGTTCCGGACGATATGAAAAATACAAGCTGACGGCTATGGAATATACCTTCCTTCTGAAACTGGCAGGGATGGAAAAGTAA